A window from Plasmodium reichenowi strain SY57 chromosome Unknown, whole genome shotgun sequence encodes these proteins:
- a CDS encoding trafficking protein particle complex subunit 2, putative, whose amino-acid sequence MNKSTGTMSSSLSQVFVLTIIGKGDIPLYEA is encoded by the coding sequence atgaacaaaaGTACAGGAACCATGTCATCAAGTTTAAGTCAAGTTTTTGTTCTGACCATAATTGGAAAGGGAGATATACCATTATAT